One Triticum dicoccoides isolate Atlit2015 ecotype Zavitan chromosome 4B, WEW_v2.0, whole genome shotgun sequence genomic window carries:
- the LOC119291204 gene encoding MADS-box transcription factor 1-like, translated as MGRGKVEMRRIENKISRQVTFAKRRNGLLKKAYELSLLCDAEVALIIFSGRGRLFEFSSSSCMYKTLERYRTCNCNSQEATPLAENEINYQQYLKLKTRLEYLESSQRNILGEDLGPLSMKELEQIENQIDISLKHIRTRKNKVLLDELYDLKSKEQELQDQNKNLRKKLQDTSCAENALHMAWQDAGQCSSSGHVIDTTYSGLVQHPEHDSSVQVGYNNQAYVDQPNNEDMASQRLHGLGSSAGWI; from the exons ATGGGTCGGGGGAAGGTGGAGATGAGGCGGATCGAGAACAAGATAAGCCGCCAGGTGACGTTTGCGAAGCGCCGGAACGGGCTGCTCAAGAAGGCCTACGAGCTATCGCTGCTCTGCGACGCCGAGGTCGCCCTCATCATCTTCTCCGGCCGCGGCCGCCTCTTCGAGTTCTCAAGCTCCTCATG CATGTACAAAACACTTGAGAGATACCGCACCTGCAACTGCAACTCACAGGAAGCGACCCCTCTAGCAGAAAATGAA ATAAATTACCAGCAATATCTGAAGCTGAAGACCAGACTTGAATATCTTGAAAGTTCACAAAG AAATATTCTCGGTGAGGATCTGGGCCCACTTAGCATGAAGGAACTTGAGCAAATTGAGAACCAAATAGACATATCCCTCAAGCATATCAGGACAAGAAAG AATAAAGTATTACTTGATGAGCTATATGACCTGAAAAGTAAG GAGCAAGAATTGCAGGATCAAAACAAAAACCTGAGGAAGAAG TTGCAAGACACCAGCTGTGCCGAGAATGCGCTCCATATGGCCTGGCAAGATGCAGGACAGTGTAGCTCAAGTGGACATGTCATTGATACTACTTATTCAGGACTTGTGCAACACCCGGAACATGATTCCTCCGTGCAAGTTGG GTACAATAATCAGGCCTATGTGGACCAGCCGAACAACGAAGACATGGCTTCTCAGCGCCTTCATGGACTTGGATCATCTGCAGGATGGATATGA